From Tripterygium wilfordii isolate XIE 37 chromosome 13, ASM1340144v1, whole genome shotgun sequence, the proteins below share one genomic window:
- the LOC120013632 gene encoding transcription factor-like protein DPB, with protein sequence MVTGGARQEEGDKNPAAISRGGATRSWGTTVSGQSVSTSGSVGSPSSRSEQAMATPASDTTVLRLNNLDIHGDDAGSQGAGGNKKKKRGQRAVGGDKSGRGLRQFSMKVCEKVESKGRTTYNEVADELVAEFADPSNGVTTPDQQQYDEKNIRRRVYDALNVLMAMDIISKDKKEIQWKGLPRTSLNDIEELKAERLGLRNRIEKKATYLQELEEQYIGLQNLIQRNEQLYSSGNSPSGGVSLPFILVQTRPHATVEVEISEDMQLVHFDFNSTPFELHDDNYVLKAMKFCERPQSDDMTPNYAADGGEGSSMSNMHQPQTIPPPTTSTPSRPPTSPPIPGILKARVKHEH encoded by the exons ATGGTTACTGGAGGGGCCCGCCAGGAAGAAGGGGACAAGAACCCAGCAGCTATCTCAAGAGGAGGGGCGACCAGGTCCTGGGGCACCACCGTATCTGGCCAATCTGTATCCACCAGTGGCAGTGTGGGCTCCCCGTCGAGCCGTAGCGAACAGGCCATGGCCACACCCGCCAGCGACACTACTGTCCTTAGGTTAAACAACCTCGACATCCACGGGGACGATGCGGGATCACAAGGTGCTGGTGG taacaagaagaagaagagaggtcAACGTGCCGTTGGGGGAGATAAGAGTGGTAGAGGACTCCGGCAGTTTAGCATGAAAG TGTGCGAAAAAGTTGAAAGCAAAGGAAGAACCACATACAATGAG GTCGCAGATGAGCTTGTGGCCGAATTTGCTGACCCCAGCAACGGTGTTACAACCCCAGATCAg CAACAATATGATGAGAAAAACATACGCCGAAGGGTATATGATGCTCTGAATGTACTCATGGCAATGGATATCATATCCAAAGATAAGAAAGAAATTCAGTGGAAGGGTCTGCCTCGTACAAGCCTTAATGATATTGAAGAATTAAAG GCTGAGCGTCTTGGACTGAGAAATAGGATTGAAAAGAAAGCCACATACCTACAAGAACTGGAAGAACAA TATATAGGTCTCCAGAACCTGATACAGCGCAATGAGCAATTGTATAGCTCAGGAAACTCTCCTAGTGGGGGTGTTTCATTACCTTTCATTTTGGTGCAG ACCCGTCCTCATGCTACAGTGGAAGTGGAAATATCTGAAGATATGCAACTAGTGCATTTTGACTTTAATAG CACCCCTTTCGAGCTTCATGATGATAATTACGTTCTCAAGGCAATGAAATTTTGTGAGAGACCACAGAGTGATGATATGACTCCTAATTATGCTGCAGACGGAGGTGAAGGGTCTAGCATGTCTAACATGCATCAACCACAAACCATTCCTCCCCCCACGACAAGCACACCGAGTAGACCTCCCACCTCACCACCTATTCCTGGAATATTAAAGGCGCGTGTCAAGCATGAACATTAG